One genomic region from Rhizomicrobium palustre encodes:
- the deoC gene encoding deoxyribose-phosphate aldolase → MLNNHAPNARNPIHPYDEGLVQSLSIEEGEVANAVAALGEQVSSPARLLKALAVIDLTTLSGDDTPERVKALCAKARQPLKPEVQAKLGAEGVTTAAVCVYHAFIGTALEALKGALPLAVVSAGFPHGLSPLKARILEVEESVAAGATEIDIVIDRSKALTGDWKGVYDEVRAFRQACGEAHMKAIIATGDLGSLGNVAKASVVCMMAGADFIKTSTGKEAVNATPNVALVMAQMIALWLKKTGYKVGFKPAGGISKAKDALVYQAIMQDVLGEEWLEPHLFRIGASSLLGDIVTQLENA, encoded by the coding sequence ATGTTGAATAATCACGCCCCGAACGCCCGCAATCCGATCCACCCCTATGATGAGGGACTGGTCCAATCTCTCTCTATCGAGGAGGGCGAGGTCGCGAACGCTGTCGCCGCGCTTGGCGAGCAAGTCTCGAGCCCGGCCCGGCTCTTGAAGGCGCTCGCCGTCATCGATCTCACCACGCTGTCGGGCGATGATACGCCGGAGCGGGTGAAGGCCCTTTGCGCCAAGGCGCGCCAGCCCTTGAAGCCGGAGGTGCAGGCAAAGCTCGGCGCTGAAGGCGTCACCACGGCGGCGGTCTGCGTTTATCACGCCTTCATTGGAACGGCGTTGGAAGCGTTGAAGGGTGCCTTGCCGCTCGCCGTTGTCTCGGCGGGCTTTCCCCACGGCCTCTCGCCTTTGAAGGCACGCATTCTGGAAGTGGAAGAATCCGTGGCCGCGGGCGCCACCGAAATCGACATCGTGATCGACCGCTCCAAGGCGCTCACCGGCGATTGGAAGGGCGTCTATGACGAGGTGCGCGCCTTCCGCCAAGCCTGCGGCGAGGCTCATATGAAAGCCATCATCGCCACGGGCGATCTGGGTTCGCTCGGCAATGTCGCCAAGGCGTCGGTGGTTTGCATGATGGCGGGCGCCGATTTCATCAAGACCTCCACCGGCAAGGAAGCCGTCAACGCCACGCCGAACGTGGCGCTGGTGATGGCGCAGATGATTGCGCTGTGGCTGAAGAAGACGGGCTATAAGGTTGGCTTCAAGCCCGCGGGCGGCATCTCCAAGGCCAAGGACGCGCTGGTCTATCAGGCGATCATGCAGGATGTGCTGGGCGAGGAATGGCTTGAGCCGCATCTCTTCCGCATCGGCGCCTCCAGCCTGCTCGGCGATATCGTTACGCAGCTTGAAAACGCCTAA
- a CDS encoding nucleoside transporter C-terminal domain-containing protein translates to MISPLNLQSIAGMALILVLCWLFSENRRRFPFLLMLGAIGLQLALVLCLFGVPAIRAGLTSFGGLFEGLSKSAQTGMAFVFGYLSGAGPQPYPLTTPGALFVFGFRVLPVIMVVCTLAALLWHWNILKWIVKGFGFVFSRTMGLRGPTALAVAATIFMGQVEGPIVIRAYLNRLTRSELFLLITVGMACVSGSTMVAYVTILQGVLPGAAAHVLTASIITAPAGILLARILIPRDPIAEAAQDKLPPDERVYKSSMDAIMKGINDGMQIAVNVAGCLIVFVALVAIVDMLLGGLPQIGGAAISVERILGYVFSPVAWCLGIQSSEIHTAGQLLGTKMILTEFTAFIKLGAIPAAEMTERTRTIMTYALCGFANVASVGINLAGFSVLLPERRDEIIKMVGKAMLAGFFATCMSAALVGAIPAFITAMPN, encoded by the coding sequence ATGATCAGTCCGCTCAATTTGCAGAGCATCGCCGGGATGGCATTGATCCTGGTCTTGTGCTGGCTGTTTTCGGAAAACCGCCGCCGCTTTCCCTTCCTGCTCATGCTGGGCGCGATTGGGCTGCAATTGGCGCTGGTGTTGTGCCTCTTCGGCGTGCCCGCGATCCGCGCCGGGCTGACGAGCTTCGGCGGTCTGTTCGAAGGTCTCTCCAAATCCGCCCAGACCGGCATGGCTTTCGTGTTCGGCTATTTGAGCGGCGCTGGCCCGCAGCCTTATCCGCTCACCACGCCGGGCGCCTTGTTCGTCTTCGGCTTCCGCGTCTTGCCGGTGATCATGGTGGTCTGCACGCTTGCGGCGCTGCTGTGGCACTGGAACATCCTGAAATGGATCGTCAAAGGCTTCGGCTTTGTTTTCTCGCGCACCATGGGGCTGCGCGGGCCGACGGCGTTGGCCGTTGCCGCGACCATCTTCATGGGGCAGGTCGAAGGCCCCATCGTCATTCGCGCTTATCTTAATCGCCTGACGCGCTCGGAGCTGTTCCTGCTCATCACCGTCGGCATGGCCTGCGTTTCGGGCTCCACCATGGTGGCCTATGTCACCATTTTGCAGGGCGTTCTGCCTGGCGCCGCCGCGCATGTGCTGACGGCCTCGATCATCACCGCACCCGCGGGTATCTTGCTCGCCCGCATTCTGATCCCGCGCGATCCCATCGCCGAAGCCGCGCAGGATAAGCTGCCGCCCGATGAGCGCGTTTATAAAAGCTCGATGGATGCCATCATGAAGGGCATCAATGACGGCATGCAGATCGCCGTGAATGTGGCAGGCTGCCTGATCGTTTTCGTGGCGCTGGTCGCGATCGTCGACATGCTGCTCGGTGGCTTGCCGCAGATTGGCGGCGCGGCCATCAGCGTCGAGCGCATTCTTGGCTATGTCTTCTCGCCGGTCGCCTGGTGCCTCGGCATTCAGTCCAGCGAAATCCATACCGCGGGCCAGCTTCTCGGCACCAAGATGATCCTGACCGAGTTCACCGCCTTCATCAAACTCGGCGCCATTCCCGCTGCGGAAATGACCGAGCGTACCCGCACCATCATGACCTATGCCTTGTGCGGCTTCGCCAATGTGGCCTCGGTCGGCATCAACCTTGCCGGTTTCTCGGTGCTGCTGCCGGAACGCCGCGACGAGATCATCAAGATGGTGGGCAAGGCGATGCTGGCGGGCTTTTTCGCCACCTGCATGAGCGCCGCGCTCGTCGGTGCCATTCCGGCTTTCATTACGGCGATGCCGAATTAG
- a CDS encoding cytidine deaminase yields MTNDMVKTMIEDMHALAKLYRSRAYAPYSKFLVGAVVKGANGKLYGGCNVENAAYPVGNCAEASAIAAMVGDGETHIVEALVMGPEGQICTPCGACRQRLREFASADLKIHLADPTAVLQTITLGELLPMSFGPENLNR; encoded by the coding sequence ATGACGAATGATATGGTGAAAACAATGATCGAAGACATGCACGCCCTGGCGAAGCTCTACCGCTCCCGCGCCTATGCTCCCTATTCCAAATTCCTGGTCGGGGCGGTGGTGAAGGGCGCCAATGGCAAGCTCTATGGCGGCTGCAATGTCGAGAACGCGGCCTATCCCGTCGGCAATTGCGCCGAGGCTTCGGCCATTGCCGCGATGGTGGGCGATGGTGAAACCCACATTGTGGAAGCCCTGGTGATGGGGCCGGAGGGGCAGATTTGCACCCCTTGCGGTGCCTGCCGCCAGCGCCTGCGCGAGTTCGCATCGGCGGACCTTAAAATCCATCTCGCGGACCCCACCGCGGTCCTGCAAACCATCACCCTGGGCGAGCTTCTGCCCATGTCGTTCGGGCCGGAAAATCTCAACCGTTAG
- the deoA gene encoding thymidine phosphorylase, with protein sequence MLPQEIIRKKRDGFELSEENIAEFITGVTKSAVTEAQISAFTMAVFFRGMSFPERVALTRAMTHSGTVLDWGDFGPVLDKHSTGGVGDKVSLMLAPMVAACGGYVPMISGRGLGHTGGTLDKMQAIPGYNATPDLMTLRDVVKKTGCAIIGQTSDLAPADQRIYAVRDVTATVESIPLICASILSKKIAAGLQGLVMDVKLGTGAFMENLNDATDLAETIVKIAGGAGLPTAAILTDMNEVLGLTAGNAIEVQEAVEYLTGTHREHRLHEITKALVGQMLVLGKLAATPEEGAAKAQEALDSGKAAEKFQEMVSALGGPHDFLTQSLKYLDKAPLTVPFKAARSGVIAGEKTRAIGLAVVDLGGGRRKTSDVVDMGVGISGFLPVGTKVQAGDTIALIHAKDEADAARAAKTLEEAIEIADTAPPARPLIHARVM encoded by the coding sequence ATGCTCCCCCAAGAAATCATCCGCAAAAAGCGTGACGGCTTTGAGCTGTCGGAAGAGAACATCGCCGAGTTCATCACCGGCGTGACCAAGAGCGCGGTGACCGAGGCGCAGATTTCCGCCTTCACCATGGCGGTGTTCTTCCGCGGCATGAGCTTTCCCGAACGGGTGGCGCTGACCCGCGCCATGACCCATTCGGGCACGGTGCTGGATTGGGGCGATTTCGGCCCGGTGCTGGATAAGCATTCCACCGGCGGGGTAGGCGACAAGGTCTCCCTCATGCTCGCCCCGATGGTGGCGGCTTGCGGCGGCTATGTGCCGATGATTTCGGGGCGCGGTCTCGGCCATACCGGCGGCACCCTCGATAAGATGCAGGCGATCCCCGGCTACAACGCGACGCCCGATCTGATGACCTTGCGCGATGTGGTCAAGAAAACCGGCTGCGCCATCATCGGCCAGACCTCCGATCTCGCCCCCGCCGACCAGCGCATCTATGCCGTGCGCGATGTGACGGCGACGGTGGAATCTATCCCGCTGATCTGCGCCTCTATCCTCTCCAAGAAGATCGCGGCGGGGCTGCAGGGCCTCGTTATGGACGTGAAGCTCGGCACCGGCGCCTTCATGGAAAATCTCAACGACGCGACCGATCTGGCCGAAACCATTGTGAAAATCGCGGGCGGAGCAGGGCTGCCTACCGCCGCCATCCTGACCGATATGAACGAGGTTTTGGGCCTTACCGCCGGTAATGCCATCGAAGTTCAGGAAGCGGTTGAGTATCTCACCGGAACTCATCGTGAGCACCGCTTACATGAGATCACCAAAGCCCTGGTCGGTCAGATGCTGGTCTTGGGCAAGCTTGCCGCTACGCCTGAAGAAGGTGCCGCAAAGGCCCAAGAAGCCTTGGATTCCGGTAAAGCCGCCGAGAAATTCCAGGAGATGGTTTCCGCCCTTGGCGGTCCACATGATTTCCTCACCCAATCTCTGAAGTATCTGGATAAGGCGCCGCTGACCGTGCCCTTCAAGGCGGCGCGCTCCGGGGTGATCGCGGGGGAAAAGACCCGCGCCATTGGCCTCGCCGTGGTCGATCTTGGCGGCGGGCGCCGCAAGACCTCGGATGTCGTCGATATGGGCGTCGGCATTTCCGGCTTCCTCCCGGTCGGCACCAAGGTTCAGGCCGGGGACACCATCGCCCTCATTCACGCAAAAGATGAGGCCGATGCGGCGCGCGCGGCTAAGACGCTGGAAGAGGCCATCGAAATCGCCGATACCGCTCCGCCTGCGCGTCCTCTCATCCATGCGCGGGTGATGTAG
- the guaD gene encoding guanine deaminase has protein sequence MARQAFRGPIFHLLDDPDLGPEAAVIYEDGGLLVEDGHVAEVGPFIEVQPFLKGAPLTRVTDGLIVPGFIDCHVHFPQVDMMASPGKNLLHWLSAYAFPAESRFYHEDVAAEAARFFLDQLLAHGTTSALVFATAHKVSAEALFAEAFARNMRLITGKVLMDVNAPAGISDTAETGFMESRSLIREWHGKGRLGYAVTPRFALTSSERQLELAGRLLGEHQGVKLHTHLSENYDELEAVKKLYPDCPDYFGVYEKFGLATPQSVFAHCLHLSSSEWQRMGQAGCGVAHCPTSNLFLGSGLFNLTDAEKAGVRTGLASDVGAGTSLSLLATMNEAYKVHQLQQRRLSAFKLFYLATLGAARTLRLDDKIGNLTPGKEADFLILDAKALPVLQRRWERSSSLEEKLFALAILGDDRAVAATYVAGELAHKR, from the coding sequence ATGGCGCGCCAAGCGTTCCGCGGTCCGATTTTCCACCTCCTCGACGACCCCGATTTGGGGCCCGAGGCGGCGGTCATTTATGAAGATGGCGGGCTCCTGGTCGAAGACGGCCATGTGGCGGAGGTCGGCCCCTTTATCGAGGTGCAGCCCTTCCTCAAAGGTGCGCCGCTGACCCGCGTCACCGACGGGCTGATCGTGCCCGGCTTCATCGATTGCCACGTCCACTTCCCGCAGGTGGACATGATGGCCTCGCCGGGCAAGAACCTGCTGCACTGGCTATCGGCCTATGCCTTCCCGGCGGAGAGCCGCTTCTATCACGAGGATGTCGCCGCCGAGGCCGCGCGCTTCTTCCTCGACCAGCTTCTGGCCCATGGCACCACCTCGGCACTGGTTTTCGCCACCGCCCATAAGGTCTCGGCGGAGGCTCTGTTCGCGGAGGCCTTCGCGCGCAACATGCGCCTCATCACCGGCAAGGTGCTGATGGATGTGAACGCGCCCGCGGGCATCTCCGACACCGCCGAAACCGGCTTCATGGAAAGCCGCAGCCTGATCCGCGAGTGGCACGGCAAGGGGCGGCTCGGCTATGCCGTGACCCCGCGTTTTGCGCTGACCTCCAGCGAACGCCAGCTGGAACTGGCGGGCCGTCTTTTGGGCGAGCATCAGGGCGTCAAGCTGCACACCCATCTCTCCGAAAACTATGACGAGCTTGAGGCGGTCAAAAAGCTCTATCCTGATTGCCCGGATTATTTCGGGGTCTATGAGAAATTCGGCCTCGCCACGCCGCAATCGGTGTTCGCCCACTGCCTGCACTTAAGCTCGTCGGAATGGCAGCGGATGGGGCAGGCCGGGTGCGGTGTCGCCCATTGCCCGACCTCCAACCTGTTTTTGGGCTCGGGCCTCTTCAATCTCACCGACGCGGAAAAAGCGGGCGTGCGTACCGGGCTTGCCAGCGATGTCGGGGCAGGGACCTCGCTCTCGCTGCTCGCCACCATGAATGAGGCCTATAAGGTCCATCAGCTGCAGCAGCGCCGCCTTTCGGCCTTCAAGCTGTTTTACCTCGCCACGCTGGGCGCGGCCCGCACGCTGCGGCTGGACGACAAAATCGGCAATCTCACCCCGGGCAAAGAGGCCGATTTCCTCATCCTCGATGCCAAGGCTTTGCCGGTGCTGCAACGCCGTTGGGAACGCTCGTCATCGCTGGAAGAAAAACTCTTCGCCCTTGCCATCCTCGGCGACGACCGCGCCGTGGCCGCGACCTATGTGGCGGGAGAGTTGGCGCATAAGCGGTAA
- a CDS encoding adenosine deaminase — MDLKTFAQALPKAELHLHLEGSFEPELMFAIAKRNKVEIPYASAEDVRAAYRFSNLQDFLDIYYAGASVLLAEQDFYDLTYAYLKRIAADNVRHVEVFFDPQTHTERGVAFSTVMIGITKALSDGQKDFGISSKLILSFLRHLSEEDAFKTFEQAEPYLDWFVGVGLDSSEKGHPPSKFARVFAAAREAGLKLVAHAGEEGPPAYVWEALDILKVDRIDHGNRSLEDPKLVERLVKDGMTLTVCPLSNLKLCVVNDLKQHPLKKMLDLGLKPTINSDDPAFFGGYVGENFAAVTEALNLSKAELITLAKNSFSGSFLSEAEKQSWLSRIDDMAV; from the coding sequence ATGGACCTCAAAACATTCGCCCAAGCGCTGCCGAAAGCTGAACTGCACCTTCACCTGGAAGGCAGTTTCGAGCCGGAGTTGATGTTCGCCATTGCCAAGCGCAATAAGGTCGAAATCCCTTACGCCTCCGCCGAGGACGTCCGCGCCGCCTATCGCTTTTCCAATTTGCAGGATTTCCTCGACATCTATTACGCGGGCGCCTCGGTGCTGCTGGCAGAGCAGGATTTCTACGATCTCACCTACGCCTATCTGAAGCGCATCGCCGCCGATAACGTTCGCCATGTGGAGGTCTTCTTCGATCCTCAGACCCACACCGAGCGGGGGGTAGCGTTCTCCACGGTGATGATCGGCATCACCAAGGCGCTGAGCGACGGCCAGAAGGATTTCGGCATCAGCTCCAAGCTGATCCTGTCCTTCCTGCGCCATCTTTCCGAGGAAGACGCCTTCAAGACCTTTGAGCAGGCCGAGCCGTATCTCGATTGGTTCGTCGGCGTCGGCTTGGATTCCTCCGAGAAAGGTCATCCGCCCTCCAAATTCGCCCGGGTCTTTGCTGCGGCGCGCGAGGCAGGGCTGAAACTCGTGGCCCATGCGGGCGAGGAGGGGCCGCCGGCATATGTCTGGGAGGCGCTTGATATTTTGAAGGTCGACCGCATCGATCACGGCAACCGCTCGCTGGAAGATCCGAAGCTGGTGGAGCGCTTGGTCAAAGACGGCATGACGCTCACCGTCTGCCCGCTTTCCAATTTGAAGCTTTGCGTGGTGAACGACCTGAAACAGCATCCCTTGAAGAAGATGCTGGATTTGGGCCTGAAGCCCACGATCAATTCGGACGATCCGGCGTTTTTCGGCGGTTATGTCGGGGAAAATTTCGCGGCCGTCACGGAAGCGCTGAACCTCTCGAAGGCCGAGCTTATCACCCTCGCTAAGAACAGCTTTTCCGGTTCTTTTCTGAGCGAGGCAGAGAAACAATCCTGGCTTTCTCGCATTGATGACATGGCGGTGTAA
- a CDS encoding PEP-CTERM sorting domain-containing protein (PEP-CTERM proteins occur, often in large numbers, in the proteomes of bacteria that also encode an exosortase, a predicted intramembrane cysteine proteinase. The presence of a PEP-CTERM domain at a protein's C-terminus predicts cleavage within the sorting domain, followed by covalent anchoring to some some component of the (usually Gram-negative) cell surface. Many PEP-CTERM proteins exhibit an unusual sequence composition that includes large numbers of potential glycosylation sites. Expression of one such protein has been shown restore the ability of a bacterium to form floc, a type of biofilm.) produces MTLKSVWQGAVALGALVLVAQGASASAFVNGGFEAGDASGWTIGGGYRAPVYNPPNPADFMPGGTYYDPSVASSHSAIVSTSSVDPNLGSKIGSLVYSGKYAWRVEDTVAGGYASVISQTVTNYTDPTIYFEWKSVLLGAHDATEAATMVISLKDLTSGTELIHREYNAAAGGGGVDPRFTYDNPTGNFYTADWQIESLNIDASLSGHDFMLSVLGSDCEPTAHWGYVYLDGFGSVVVPPNNPGVPEPATLALMGAAFAGLGLLRRRRKQA; encoded by the coding sequence ATGACACTCAAATCAGTTTGGCAGGGCGCGGTAGCGTTGGGCGCGCTTGTCCTTGTGGCGCAAGGGGCGAGCGCGTCTGCTTTTGTGAATGGCGGTTTTGAGGCTGGAGATGCGAGCGGTTGGACCATCGGTGGCGGCTATCGCGCCCCGGTCTACAATCCGCCGAACCCTGCCGACTTCATGCCGGGCGGCACCTATTACGATCCCAGCGTTGCATCTAGCCATTCGGCTATTGTGTCGACCAGCAGTGTTGATCCCAATCTTGGCAGCAAGATAGGTTCGCTGGTCTATTCCGGCAAATATGCCTGGCGTGTCGAAGATACGGTCGCGGGTGGCTATGCCTCGGTGATCAGCCAGACCGTGACCAACTACACGGATCCGACCATCTATTTCGAATGGAAATCGGTATTGCTCGGCGCGCACGACGCGACTGAAGCTGCCACCATGGTGATTTCGCTCAAGGATTTGACGAGTGGAACCGAATTGATCCATCGCGAGTATAACGCTGCTGCGGGCGGCGGCGGGGTGGATCCGCGCTTCACTTATGACAATCCGACAGGCAATTTTTATACCGCCGATTGGCAGATCGAATCCCTCAACATCGACGCCTCACTCTCTGGCCATGACTTCATGTTGTCGGTGTTGGGATCAGACTGTGAACCCACGGCGCATTGGGGCTATGTCTATCTTGATGGCTTCGGCTCAGTCGTGGTGCCGCCGAACAATCCGGGCGTGCCGGAACCTGCCACCCTCGCACTTATGGGCGCGGCTTTCGCCGGCCTCGGGCTTTTGCGCCGCCGCCGCAAACAGGCTTAA
- a CDS encoding DUF2934 domain-containing protein, whose product MMGLEQLIPEEQVRARSYMIWENEGRPDGRSEEFWLRAAAELERELEKSWLVALEERENLELCMPKLPISKPLQRHEAGRVAMPEAA is encoded by the coding sequence ATGATGGGACTCGAGCAGCTAATACCCGAAGAACAGGTGCGCGCACGCAGCTATATGATCTGGGAAAATGAAGGCCGCCCCGATGGCCGCTCCGAGGAGTTCTGGCTTCGCGCCGCGGCGGAGCTGGAACGTGAGCTGGAAAAATCCTGGCTGGTCGCTCTGGAAGAGCGCGAAAATCTCGAGCTCTGCATGCCCAAGCTTCCGATTTCAAAACCCTTGCAGCGCCATGAAGCGGGCCGCGTGGCCATGCCTGAAGCGGCCTGA
- the glgA gene encoding glycogen synthase GlgA, protein MRILFATSEAYPLAKTGGLADVSRALPAALQRLGADIRLIMPAYPRAVGQLREPRVVAKLEPVMGVSDGIVLAGLFPDCDLPVYLVSSASLFGRAGGLYQDDNGQDWPDNAHRFAFLSQVASDIALGHCDLGWQPDVVHANDWHTGLLPLFLAHELGCRPKSVFTTHNMAFQGAFAPHEVPPLPLQSGDDLEFYGRLSYLKAGLAYGDRVTTVSPTYAQEILTPEFGCGLDGVLRARQEVFSGILNGIDEDIWNPVTDPFLAANYRASDMLGKRACKVALQHELNLDADPETPLLGFVSRLTEQKMADTLIEALPFIVGQNAQLVIVGEGDRSIEAKLKDAQTAYPAKISVTIGYDEALAHKLQAGADILLAPARFEPCGLTQLYALRYGTLPVVRRTGGLADTVVDANNQSILDRSASGFVFDDPSADSMVSALTRALALYHDPLHWRRLQLQAMTRSFGWDRSARAYMALYQELLGLPQQDDVKREHQGGRTENAARRAAG, encoded by the coding sequence ATGCGCATACTTTTCGCAACTTCAGAAGCTTATCCTCTCGCAAAGACGGGAGGTCTCGCGGATGTTTCCCGTGCTCTACCTGCCGCGCTGCAGCGGCTCGGAGCCGACATCCGCCTGATCATGCCCGCTTATCCCCGCGCCGTAGGCCAATTGCGAGAGCCGCGCGTGGTGGCGAAACTCGAGCCCGTTATGGGCGTGAGCGATGGAATTGTGCTCGCCGGGCTTTTTCCCGATTGCGATTTGCCGGTCTATCTCGTTTCCAGCGCCAGCTTGTTCGGGCGCGCGGGCGGATTATATCAAGACGATAATGGTCAGGACTGGCCCGATAACGCACATCGCTTTGCGTTTCTTTCGCAAGTCGCTAGCGATATCGCACTAGGCCATTGCGATCTGGGTTGGCAGCCGGATGTCGTTCACGCCAATGACTGGCACACCGGGCTTTTGCCGTTGTTTCTCGCGCATGAGCTTGGTTGCCGTCCCAAAAGCGTTTTCACCACCCACAATATGGCGTTTCAGGGTGCCTTTGCGCCCCATGAAGTACCGCCCCTGCCGCTGCAATCGGGCGACGATCTCGAATTCTACGGTCGCCTCTCCTATCTGAAAGCTGGCCTCGCCTATGGCGATCGCGTGACCACTGTCAGCCCAACCTATGCCCAGGAAATTCTGACCCCGGAATTCGGCTGCGGCCTGGATGGTGTCTTGCGCGCGCGGCAGGAGGTTTTCAGCGGCATTCTTAATGGCATCGATGAGGACATCTGGAATCCTGTTACCGATCCCTTTTTGGCCGCTAATTACCGCGCCAGCGATATGCTTGGTAAAAGAGCCTGCAAGGTAGCGCTACAACACGAGCTTAACCTCGATGCTGATCCAGAAACGCCGCTGCTCGGCTTTGTAAGCCGCCTCACTGAACAAAAAATGGCCGACACGCTGATCGAGGCCCTGCCCTTTATTGTCGGCCAAAACGCTCAGCTTGTCATTGTGGGCGAAGGCGATCGAAGTATCGAGGCTAAACTGAAAGATGCACAAACAGCCTATCCCGCAAAGATTTCTGTAACCATAGGCTATGACGAGGCCTTAGCGCACAAACTGCAAGCAGGGGCGGACATTTTGTTAGCGCCCGCACGTTTTGAACCTTGCGGCCTCACCCAATTGTATGCGCTGCGCTATGGCACGCTGCCTGTTGTGCGGCGTACCGGCGGCCTTGCCGATACCGTTGTAGATGCAAACAATCAATCAATTTTAGACCGTTCGGCGAGCGGATTTGTCTTTGATGATCCGTCTGCTGATAGTATGGTGTCTGCCTTGACGCGCGCATTGGCGCTTTATCACGATCCATTGCACTGGCGCCGATTGCAGCTTCAAGCCATGACCCGCTCTTTCGGCTGGGATAGAAGTGCGCGGGCTTATATGGCGCTTTACCAAGAGTTGCTGGGCTTGCCTCAGCAGGACGACGTGAAGCGAGAACATCAAGGGGGAAGGACGGAGAACGCAGCCCGGCGAGCAGCCGGATAG